DNA sequence from the Lagenorhynchus albirostris chromosome 5, mLagAlb1.1, whole genome shotgun sequence genome:
gttttaggttttttttttttttaaccttacacTCTTCTGAATAGTCTATATCAACCTCTTATACAGTTACTGCCAAAGTTTCAAACAGTGGGTTTCTTGGAAACATCTTATGGTTATTTACCACCCACTCCAGGGTCACTCCCTTCTAATCCTTCTGCCCACTGCTTGTCCTAGAAAGTAGGGCCAGGTCAGGCACCTAACAGAAAACAAATCCCACCACTCTTCCCTATCATAAATCACCTTCTCCTTCTGAGGGGTTATGTACAGGCCCCCATTTCCTGAACTTCACATCAGGCAGTTCAATTAATTTCAATCTCGCCCTCTCATCTTTCCCACCCTTCAccccttaaacacacacacacaccactcaaaCAGAtaggtcttctttctttctttcaaccttCTATACAATCATACATTAACTTTTgtacaaatacatatacacaaaaaaagcCAATACTACTCATGGAAAAGTAGTGATATCCTTtatcaaggaaaaataaaggcCATTTTTAAGGGAAATGAGTATTGTCAAATTCTAAAATCCTAGATAGTACCCAAAAGAGCCCACAAAACTATTTTCTTATTCAATTTTTAtggttttacagttttattgttttactagTATTGGAACAGAATTTATCTTTTATTGCAAATGCACTTCAAATACAGAGTGCATGTTCAAATGGGTTTCTGAGGTATGTAATAGTGTATTCCAACGTCCAAACaagcaatttataaaaaaaccaaatatcaattttttaaattcagggaCTTCCTTTATTGTAAGGATGACAGTGTATCCATTATgcaatttaagaaatgttttcccAGTTTAGTCTACTGCATTGTTTACTCTCAGTGAAGAAACCAGTGttcaattttctccatttttcagtttaatgcaaaagaaaatatttcaggaaGGCAAAACCAACAGTACTAGGACAAGGCTTTTAAATAATCCAGGGTAGGGCTatatattactaaaaataaatacacttgGAAAGAACACTGACTTTCACTAAGaaactttacatattttaacaaatatactACCTGGTTAATTTTAGggaagccacttaacctctctaatcttctatttatttttttaatactcagAGTTCTATTTCCATTTACCTTTGAAAACCAACTTACCGAAGATTCACTATCACGAATGAGGAAATCACCTTCATGCCCTCTTTCATTTAATGCCATTTCTGCTTGGTGCCTGGTGACTTTCCCATAATACCATGGATTGCCAGCAAACTTTCCAGTGAGTGAAGGCCTAATGTAATCACACTGTGGAGGCGATGGTTCCAAACCTGAGGTTAATGGATTATTCTGCATAATGGTAACATAGTTTTTCGGCACCAGACCAACCATTCCATTGATCTTCCTGCATTTCCACCACTCAGGGTCATTTTCAGGTTTTTCAATAACATCCATTACATCGCCTTTCTCAAAATTAAGTTCTTCATCATTGGACGAGCTGAATGGGTAAAGAGCCTGTACCACATGTAACACTTGCCCAGTATTTAGGTTACTGACGACTGCTGCTAATTTCTCTGACAAAGAACCCACATGGTCACCCAAAGGACTGTCGCCTTCCTCAGTCACATAGTTTGAAGGGAACCATCCAACATGTCCATTGTAGCTACCCCGCCACCACCCATCACTGCATTTCTCCATGACGATCACCTTTGTCCCTTTTATCAATGACAAttcatcctctctctctgccatgtagTTAAATTTTACATAAGCAGGCATGTTGAGGTCATACAGACGTTCCCCTGGGTCAACAAAGCTATCATCAGCAGGAGATGCAGAATCTGGCACActaggttttcttttcacttttccaatgcctgtttaaataaaaaagggtaatgagaatataaaataatgataatcaaAAACACCAATTTATTCATTATTAAGAAAGTATCTTCAATTCTGTAATTCCTTCAAGCCTTTTAACTAAGATAACaacttccgtccttccttcctttttccctccctctcactctttctctttctttctttacatccTCACGACTTATAAAGGCTCCAGCAAACCCATATTCTTCTTGTCTTACTTTATTAACTGAGATTCTATTAACTTGctgtatagaaataaaatagtaacTTAAATCACAATTTTACATGCAATATAAAATTGTAGTTAAGTCTAGGTAATCCTCCCATTTGCTTTCTTAGTTCCCAAGACCCAGGTTGCTCTATTTATTTTAcctcatgtttattttaaaataatatatccaCAGCAGCAGAGACTTTTGCTGACTTTGTTCATGGATATAATCCCAAGGATCTCATACAGTGCTTAGTACACAGGAGatgcttaatatatatttgttaaaagaatgaaaaaaataaccaaatggtaCTATCATCACAAATGTATGCTACAGCAACTTTAGTCAGGCATTTTCACTGCTGCTCACTTGAAAACTAAGGCATTCCTAGGTAAAATTTCTCAAATACTTTCTCACTATCTCAAAATTCTTTCTCATTACCcttactctttttcttctcccaagttccCAACCTCTGATCCTTCTGGGTTCTTAATACCTACCATCTTTCCTGCCTCTTTTTGGGACTCTTGACCATCCTTGTTCCCCTCCCACTCACTCCCTTCTAttgattaaaaacacatttagatcgcttttattccaaaataaagttACTTCAACTCTGCTATTGTTCTTTAACTACATCATTCTTTATAAAACtgtcttccctttttccttcaaCTTTTTCACCACTCACTCACTCCTAACGCCTTATAATCTGGTTCTCTATCTCCACCAAAACTACTCAATTTGTCATCTCTTCACTGCCAAATTAGTCCCTTTTAGAGCCCTCGGTCTTTTCAAACTCTCTATACAGCAACCAAGATCACAGATAACTCTGTAcaacattttctccttctttaatTTCCCCAAGAGTCTCCTGTTTTCCCTACTGACCTGTTTAAATATTCTTGTGTTCCTCTGTCTGGGTTCCTCTAAACCTTGTTATAAAATTGGATTGTACTTGCTTACTTGTCCATCTAATAAGAGTGAGTTTCCTGGGGGCAGTAAGCTGGATCTTATTACCTTGTATCTCCAGCACTTAGCAGTAACTATACTAGTAGCAGGAACAAAGTGAATGTTTGCTGAAAGAACAAGTGAATGATTCCTTTGTTGAAAGTGTTTCCCAAGATGCCATGCTTGGACTTAGCCTCTGCTTCAAGGAAATCATACACTTTCACTTTCTATAACTTCTGTATAGAAGGTTCCAAGGTCTCTTTGTAGCTCTAAGCTGGAATTCAAGCATTACAATTCCAAATGTCACTAGACATCTACAGAATGAATGTACCATCAGCACCTCAAATACAACCTCCATGTCCAAATAAAAATAACCTCTCCAAGATCCATAAATCAActaactccctccctcccaatttccttccttctggttAATGATGTATCATCATCATGAAAAATTCATACATCAGGGATTTCTGGCACAGCAGGGAACTCTAGGGTTCCATCCCTCCAAAAGAGTAATCAATGAGCTGGCGAATACCGTCAAAATCAACTTTTGCGGAACTCCAGAATCTAgtaaaaaacttataaaaactAGCTAAGCTTAGGGAATAAAGAAGCTGCTCCTTTGTAGTAAGAGAGCACTGTAGCATTTTAAGCTGCCTGCCTAATATCTCTTAAATCCCAAATCAGTGGTGGCTGTGAGGATAGCAAACTGAACTCCTAATGCCAGACAGAACAATACAGATCTTATTCACAAAGAATTGTAATTGTGCGTTTCAACCTATCTGGAAGCTACCTGAAGGACCGGCACAATGACTTGCCTTGGTTTCACCTGACTTGGAGCATTCCCAGGGCTAGGATGTTTTCTGCTGAAATCATTTAATTGATGCAGCAGACTGGTAGAAGAAACAACAACTAGGATAAGAAACAGATAAAAAATCCTAGGAAGGAAAAGTTTGAGTAAGGACACAAATGGGGTAATAAGGGCTTTGAAAAGCCCCTGTGTATACCAGAAAATCAAGAAAGCCACACACATAGCCAGAACCGGCACTTGTTCAGCAAAGGCCTGAGAAGACCCTGAGCTTTCACCTATTGCTGACCTTCAAGCTCTGAAGAAGCAGTAAGTAAAGGCTAAGGAAGAGTTGCAAATGGCCTGGCTAAGTGttgaaagaggttttttttttccttttcttttggtttcacGTGTTTAAGAAAACTCTTTCAAAACACTGGCTAACAACTAAGCAAAAGAACACAGATGTGTGTGATCACACAATGACACAGACTTTATAAAAAGAGTCtagaaaagtcactaaacaagcaaacaaaacaaccaCAATAAGGAGCAACAACAAACCCTAAGGACAAGGTAGAATCTGATGCTGAAAGAAAAACGTATCAATCAAGAATTCCATGTCCATATATAtactatcaaacgtaaaatagacagctagtgggaagcagccacatagcagagggagatcagttcggtgctttgtgaccacctagaggggtgggatagggagggtgggagggatggagacgcaagagggacgagatatggggacatatgtatatgtataactgattcactttgttataaagcagaaaccaacacaccattgtaaagcaattatactctaataaagttaaaaaaaaaaaaagaattccatgtCCAGCAAAAGTGTCCTTTAAAACTGAAGAAGTTAAGATACTCCCAAGGTAAACAAAAACTGAAGGAGTTTGTCACACTACACCTGTGCTACAAAAAACGCTAAAGAGAGTCCTCCAGGCTGAGATGAAAGGTCACTAAAGTCATATGAAGAACAGTGGTAAAGGTGGCTACACTGTAAATATAAAAACCAGTTACATTTTTAGCTTGTAAGTCCTCTTTTATTCTTATATGATTTAAGATGCAAATATATAAAACGGTAATTTCAAATCTAGGTTAATgggcacacaatgtataaagacaaaactataaaagAGCAGACTTTTGTATACTATTGAAGCTAAATTTGCATTACTTCAAACTTGATTGTTAAAAAGTTAAGATGCTAATTGTAATCCACAGGGTGATCactaagaaaaaaactaaacacactgaaaagaaatgagaacaaaacaaaatgtgcatcataaaaaaatcaattatatgcaaacaaagcaactgagaaaggattaatccccaaaatatacaagcagctcatgcagctcaatatcaaaaaaacaacccaatccaaaaatgggcagaagacctaaatggacatttctccgaagacgacatacagatggccaacaaacacacaaaaagatgttcaacatcactaatcactagagaaatgcaaatcaaaaccacaatgaggtatcacctcacaccggtcagaacggccatcatcaaaaaaatctgcaaacaataaatgctgaagagggtgtggagaaaagggaatcctcctgcactgttggtaggagtgtaaattgatacagccactatggaaaacagtatggaggttccttaaaaaactaaaaatagaactaccatatgacccagccagaccactactgggcatataccctgagaaaaccataactcaaaaagatacatgcaccacaatgttcattgcagcactatttaccatagctaggacatggaagcaacctaaatgtccatcaacagatgaatggataaagatgatatcactcatatatacaaatggaatattactcagccataaaaaggaacgaaattgagttatttgtaatgaggtggatggactctgtctgtcatacagagtgaagtaagtcagaaagagaaaaacaaataccgtatgctaatgcacttacatggaatctaaaaaaagtggtactgatgaacctagtggcaggcagggcaggaataaagacgcagatgtagagaatggacttgaggacacagcaggggaaGTGGAAGCTGGGATAAAGTTAgaaagtagcactgacatatatacacgaccaaatgtaaaatggatggctagtgggaagctgctgcatagcagagggagatcagcttgatgctttgtgatgacctaaggggtgggatagggagggtgggagggaggctcaagacagaggggatatgaggatatatgtatacatacagctgattcactttgttgtacagcagaaactaacacaacattgtaaagcagttatacttcaattaagatatgaaaaaaatcaattataaaagGTAGTAATAAAagaattgaggggaaaaaaggtataagacatatagaaaaaacaaacagcaaagtaTCAGAGGGCCTTTCCTACCAGTAATTTCTTGAAATGTTGGACTAAAAGGTAAAGATTGgcagaatgaattaaaaaaatatgatccAACACTATGCTATCTATAAGACACTAACTTCAGATCCAAAGATGCAAACAggtttgaaagtgaaaggatccaaaaagacattccatgaaaatggtaacaaaagactttaagacaaaaatcgTTACAGGAGACAAAGGACATTATATGTTGATAACAAgtcaatccatgaagaagatttaacaattatagatatatacacacctaacaacagagcGGCAAGACAtataataaagcaaaaactaacagaattaAAGGGATAAATTGACAGTTCTACgatatagttggagatttcaatagctcactttcaataatggatagaacaaaagaccacaaaactgaaatcatataaaatatcttctctgaccacagtggaatgaaattcagaatcaataacagaaaggaaaatgggaaaatttacaaatatgtggaaattaatcAACACACCCAAACCACTAGtaggtcaaagaaaaaattacaggTGAGATTAGAAAATAcattgagataaatgaaaatgaaaacacaacatactaaaACCTATAGGCTATGGCAAAAGCAGTGCTcacagggaaatttatagctgtaccagcttacattaaaaaagaaaatcaatctcaaatcaataacctaactttactccttaaagaactaaaaaaagatcAAGCagaagctagcagaaggaaggaaataataaagattagagcagaggtAAATACAAAGagtacagaaaaacaacaaagaggCAATGAAACCTTTGAAAATATCAAAACTGACAAATCTTTAGcgagactgaccaagaaaaaaaagagaaaagacttaaattactaaaatcagaactGAAGTGGGGACATTACTAgaaaccttacagaaataaaagaatactacaaactatatgccaataaattagaaaacctacatgaaaagaaaaaattgctagaaacacacaaactaccaaaaatgactcaagaagaaacagaaaatgtggaTAGACTGAAGTaaaagactgaatcagtaatcaacacttctcaacaaataaaagcccagaaccagataaCTTGACttctgaattctaccaaacatttttcTCTCAAACTTCTatcaaaagagaaggaaacatttcataactcattccatgaggccagcattacctagATACCAAAGAcataaagatatcacaagaaaactactgaCCAATATCCTTTCCTGTATgaatacagatataaatatactCAACAGTTAATTTTTGTTATTCATGGTGGTTCTGTTCTATAAGGTGACCATGAATACTTAATTAGCATACTGAACCACTGCTCTAGGGGATACTCTGTTCACAACATTTTTGTTatgtgtgtttctctttaaagacactttatttaatataaattgttGACTCACTGACACTGAACTCATGGCCAACAACGCTATAaactcatgcctgaatgaagcttacCTAGCACACATATTTTTTCCATAAAGCAAATCAAAGCTTTCTTacacttaggaacactagacaaTACTTTAGCACTATGCTTGGGCAccattttaaacagtaaaatcacacacacacacacacacacacacacacacacacacacacacacacacacacacacacacacacacacacacacacacacacacacacacacacacacacacacacacacacacacggcattAAACTGCAAAAAGGACACTGATTTTcagtatgagagctgaaatgAGAGGTCACCTTGTTTGACCTCTGCTAGCAACTCAAATTTTTTGCCCTTGGCAAATGTCCACAAAAGTACTGCAAGTAGCAATTTGGGATTTTCATGATAAAAGTGATaaaacaccctttcatgataaaaatggtcagcaaactaggaacagaagggaatttcctcaacaaaataaagggcatttatgaaaaaacCATGGTTACCATCACACTCAGTAGTGAAAGACGgaaagcttttcccctaagatcaagaacaagccATAAATGCCCTCTTtaaccacttctattcaacactgtacgaGAGGtgctagccagagcaattaggcaagataaagaaataagagccaaactggaaaggaagaagtaaaataatctttattcacagatgacatgatcttatatagaaaatcctaaagaattcacacacaaaaaagctagAACCAATAACTTAGCAAAGTTGAAAgatacaaaaacacaaaaaaatcagtgtatttctatatactagcaatgaataatctgaaaaggaaatttttttttcctgtgctcttaaccacccAAACCTTATTgggctccttcctcccttccttccttccattcattcattcattcaggctggctgcgttgggtcttcattgctgcacacaggctttctctagttgtggcaagcggggctactcttcattgtgcatgggcttctcattgtggtggcttctctttgttgcagaacacaggctctaggcacacaggcttcagtagtcatggctcgtaggctcaggagttgtggctcacaggctcttgaGCGTAGGTTCAGTAGCcatgacacacaggcttagttgctccgcagcatgtgggatcttcccagaccagggctcgaatccgtgtcccctgcactggcaggtggattcttaaccactgtgccaccagggaagtcacaggaaatttttaaaattcaatttttaatagcattaagaataaaatacacagaaataaatttaatcaaggaggtaTAAGACTTATACAATAAACACTACAAAATATTGTTGACCTACAAAATATTGttgcaagaaattaaagaagacctaaataaatggaaagacattgtggtgtttttttttttttttttttgcggtacatgggcctctcactgctgtggtctctcccgttgcggagcacaggctctggaagcgcaggctcaacggccatggctcacgggcccagccactccacggcatgtgggatccctcccagaccggggcacgaacccgtgtcccctgcatcggcaggcagatctcaaccactgtgccaccagggaagcccccattctgtGTTTATGCATTTGAAAACTTAGTATTTTTAGATGGCAATACAGTTGGCCCTCGGTATCCATGGGTTCCGTATCTGTGGATTCAAGCAAcctcagatcaaaaatatttggggaaataaaactccagaaaattcccaaaaggaaaatgtgaatgTACCATGCACCAGAaactatttacatagaatttacattGCATTAGTATTACAAGTAATtgagagatgatttaaagtatataggaggatgtgtgtaggttaatgcaaatactatgccattttatacaaGAAACTTGAGCAACCTTGAGTTTTGGTTATTTGCCGGGGGTACTGGAACCAaacccctgcagataccaagggatgcctatactatccaaagtgatccacagattcaatgtaatccttatcaaagTACCAACACcctattttttgcagaaatggaaaaagctgatcctaaaattcatatggaatcgcAAGttatcccaaatagccaaaacaaacttgaaaatggaaaacaaagttgacggactcacacttcccaatttcaaaacttactacaaagccacagtactcaaaaacagtgtagtactggcataaaaggAATGAGGAATAGACCAATGGAAAATAATTGAGAGTTCTGAAAtaactctcaattctattccagttgctccatataTTTTGACTTTGACCTTGAGAAGGGTGCCAAAACCATTTAATGgaagaaagaatagtctcttcaacaaatgatgctgggacaactgcATATCCACAGGCAAAAGAACGAAGTTGGATTCCTACTTCATACcacatacaaatattaactcaaaatggatagaTGACCCAAATATAAgagttaaaactttaaaacattcagAAGATAACACAGGGAAAAGTCTCATGACCTTGGATATAGCAACAGAttcttagatttgacaccaaaaaaaaaaaaaaagataaactgtacttcattaaaataaaaaacacttgtGCAAAGGACactaccaagaaagtgaaaagacaacctacagaattagaaaagaatatttgcaaatcataatgCTGATAAGGGTCTCTATCCAgaacatatataaagaactcttagaacCTAAGAACAAAACGGAAAACAACCTATctcaaaaatggacaaaggacttgaataaataATTCTTCAAGGAAGATGTACAAATaaccaaaagcacatgaaaagatgctcaacatcatgagtcattagggaaatgcaagtcaaaaccgtatgaacttttttttttttttaaagaatcaattttatttatttttggttgcactgggtcttcgttgctgcgtgagggctttctctagttgcggcaagcaggggctactcttcattgtggtgcgtaggcttctcatgctgtggcttctcttgttgtggagcacgggctctaggtgcgcgggcttcagtagttgtggcacaaaggcttagttgctccgtggcatgtgggatcttcccggaccagagctcgaacccatgtcccctgcattggcaggcagattcttaaccactgcggcaccagggaactCTGACAATGAAATACTGATACCATTTCACatcctactaggatggctataataaaaccAAATTAAACCAAacgaaaaaaaaaggaaaataagtgttgATGAGGAGAAGCCCTCTggtcaaaatgtaaaatggtgctacTGCTGTGGGAAACAGCTgatggttcctcaaaatgttGAACACAGAACTACCATAATTCCAtccctaggtatatacccaaaagaactgaaaacaggtattcaaatAAATACTTGTAAACAAGTGTTCATAGcttcactattcacaataaccaaaagatgtaaatgacccaaatgtccatccacagatgaatggataaacaaaatgtggtatacccatataattcaatattattcagccataaaagggatgAAGTggtgatacatgctacaacatgaatgaacctcaaaaacagtatgctgagtgaaagaaactagacataaaaggttacatattgtatgattccatttatatgacatagccagaataggtaaatccatatggacagaaagcagattagtggttgccaggaactAAAGGGAAGGAGTAATGGGAACAACTGTTTAATGGgaatggggtttccttttgggtgatgaaaatagTTTGGAATTAGACAGATGtggtagttgcacaacattgttaatgtactaaataccactgaactgtacactttaaaacagTTAACTTCATGAATTTTacatcataaaaattattttcttaaaagattcACACATCAAATCCTTAAAGTCACCATATGTCCTTTATGCCAACACTTTTCCATTTCCACTATTCATGTGCTAGTTCAGGCTTATGTTGTTGTGCTTGAGCCTTCACTACCCActaactagttttttttttttactaatccaATCTATCTCACTTCAACCCATCATCCACATCATCCAGTCTAATCTTATATTACAGCTACAATCACATGACCCTATTGCTCAAAAGCCAACAGTGGCTCTCCTGCCTAACAAATTAAGAGAAATATTCTGCCTGGAATCTACAGCCCTGTCTAGAATGTCCTCAAGCCTTCCTTTCCAGGCTTATGGTATAGACCAGCGGCCCccaacttttttggcaccagggaccagtttcgtggaagacaattttatttttccaaggacGGGGCGGTGGTGTGGATGGGATGATGATGGTTCAGGCAACGGGGAGCAGCAGACGAAGCTTCGCTCACTGGCCTGCcactcatctcctgctgtgctgcccagttcctaacaggccacggacagGTATCAGTCCGCAGCCCAGGGGTTGGGCACCCCTGGTATAGACTATAGAAAACAGTGTAGACCTTTAAACAGCctttgagttcaaatcccaggtaTGCTTCTTACTAACTGTGGAAACTTGAGCAAGCTATTTCACTTTTCTGAGCTCAGAAATGGAGGAAACAGCACTTACCATGAGTGTTGTGAgaactgaataaaataaagtaatagtaCAGTACACAGAGTAAATGTTAAACAAAAGCATCTTTCTATAACGCCCTGCACTAAAACTACCCTAAATTTTAGTAAGAATGGGCCACTTAAATCCCCTGAATTAGATGTTTCTACCTTCATGACTTAGTTTACCTTGTTAGTTTCTTAGCAAAACCTCATTAAAACTTCTGCCTTTCAAAAATGTACCCATTCAAGAAGTGCCATTTCAAAtaacaactttattattttatttatctttctgctTCATGTTTTTCAACATCCTTCATTCCCCATCGTCACCCTCAATGATATTATAAGCTCTCCTTTTTGAAGTACCCCAGCACCTTGTACTTCTGAGGTACTTGTATGCTAGCATTTCCTGTGTCTTTTAAGCCCATCTACTAGAGCATAAGCTTCCAGAGAGAAGCATTTTTAATGTCTCACTGATCTTTTGTACTTCCTATACTACTTAGAACTGTATATATACAGCAGATGATCAATGTGTTTATTAAACTGATTAAACTGAATACTGacataagcaaatataaaattctaaaccTGAAAATAAAGGctagttcaaaaatatttttcttttgattctgaAAAAGATAATGTCTAAGACTAATTAACCTTGTCCAAAAAAACTGTGAAGAATTTTTGGACAGACCCAACAATTAAAGCCCTAAGTGGGAAAACACCAGAACAACCTATTTTAATCTTAGAGGCCAGAAATAGTTCAGAGAAAGAATATAAGCTTagaatatttgttttctgtacaAAACAAAGTCCTGTTTATCATGTGAATGACTGACAAATGCATGCGTAATCAATAGCTTGCTTTTTCCCCTGCTTACAAATCTTCCAGAAGGGCCTGTTTATTG
Encoded proteins:
- the NCK1 gene encoding cytoplasmic protein NCK1 isoform X1 is translated as MAEEVVVVAKFDYVAQQEQELDIKKNERLWLLDDSKSWWRVRNSMNKTGFVPSNYVERKNSARKASIVKNLKDTLGIGKVKRKPSVPDSASPADDSFVDPGERLYDLNMPAYVKFNYMAEREDELSLIKGTKVIVMEKCSDGWWRGSYNGHVGWFPSNYVTEEGDSPLGDHVGSLSEKLAAVVSNLNTGQVLHVVQALYPFSSSNDEELNFEKGDVMDVIEKPENDPEWWKCRKINGMVGLVPKNYVTIMQNNPLTSGLEPSPPQCDYIRPSLTGKFAGNPWYYGKVTRHQAEMALNERGHEGDFLIRDSESSPNDFSVSLKAQGKNKHFKVQLKETVYCIGQRKFSTMEELVEHYKKAPIFTSEQGEKLYLIKHLS
- the NCK1 gene encoding cytoplasmic protein NCK1 isoform X2 translates to MDWLKVFKDFFSIGKVKRKPSVPDSASPADDSFVDPGERLYDLNMPAYVKFNYMAEREDELSLIKGTKVIVMEKCSDGWWRGSYNGHVGWFPSNYVTEEGDSPLGDHVGSLSEKLAAVVSNLNTGQVLHVVQALYPFSSSNDEELNFEKGDVMDVIEKPENDPEWWKCRKINGMVGLVPKNYVTIMQNNPLTSGLEPSPPQCDYIRPSLTGKFAGNPWYYGKVTRHQAEMALNERGHEGDFLIRDSESSPNDFSVSLKAQGKNKHFKVQLKETVYCIGQRKFSTMEELVEHYKKAPIFTSEQGEKLYLIKHLS